From the Vicia villosa cultivar HV-30 ecotype Madison, WI unplaced genomic scaffold, Vvil1.0 ctg.000756F_1_1, whole genome shotgun sequence genome, one window contains:
- the LOC131630958 gene encoding uncharacterized protein LOC131630958 isoform X2, translating into MKDMAVTATVTGTLNLPIIDLSSPHRFSTASSIRQACVEYGFFYLVNHGVDEDFLNQAFEESAKFFSLPIQHKINLRRKDYRGYTPLYAEKLDTTSLSQGDSKESYYIGPLTDATSVRLNPWPSQGELGSNEEICGASAHSDYGMITLLLTNGVPGLQICKDKLKQPQVWEDVPHVEGAMIVNIGDMMERWTNCLYQSALHRVMPTGKERYSVAFFMDPPSDCVVECFESCCSESSPPRFPPIRSEDYLNEKFKLTYDSERNLQCSI; encoded by the exons ATGAAGGACATGGCGGTGACCGCGACGGTAACGGGAACACTGAATCTTCCTATCATAGACCTCTCCTCTCCTCACCGTTTCTCCACAGCCAGTTCCATCCGTCAG GCATGTGTAGAGTATGGTTTCTTCTACCTTGTTAACCATGGCGTGGATGAGGATTTTCTGAATCAAGCGTTCGAGGAAAGTGCGAAATTCTTCTCACTTCCAATCCAACACAAAATTAACTTGCGTCGCAAAGACTATAGAGGTTATACTCCTCTATATGCTGAGAAACTTGACACTACTTCACTCTCCCAAg GTGATTCAAAAGAGAGCTATTACATTGGTCCTTTAACAGATGCAACAAGTGTTCGTCTCAATCCATGGCCTTCTCAAG GTGAATTGGGATCTAATGAAGAGATATGTGGTGCCTCTGCTCATTCAGATTATGGCATGATCACTCTCCTATTGACCAATGGTGTTCCTGGACTTCAG ATCTGCAAGGACAAGTTGAAGCAACCACAGGTATGGGAGGATGTGCCTCATGTAGAAGG GGCCATGATTGTGAACATTGGAGACATGATGGAGAGGTGGACAAATTGTTTATACCA GTCCGCACTTCACAGGGTGATGCCAACGGGAAAAGAACGATATTCT GTGGCATTCTTCATGGATCCACCATCAGACTGTGTGGTGGAATGCTTTGAAAGTTGCTGCAGTGAATCATCTCCACCTag ATTCCCACCAATACGTAGTGAGGACTACTTGAATGAGAAGTTCAAACTCACATATGATTCTGAGAGGAATCTTCAGTGCTCAATCTAG
- the LOC131630958 gene encoding 2-oxoglutarate-Fe(II) type oxidoreductase hxnY-like isoform X1 yields MKDMAVTATVTGTLNLPIIDLSSPHRFSTASSIRQACVEYGFFYLVNHGVDEDFLNQAFEESAKFFSLPIQHKINLRRKDYRGYTPLYAEKLDTTSLSQGDSKESYYIGPLTDATSVRLNPWPSQELLPNWRPTLESFFWKLMSAGEKLLSLIALSLNLDENYFDKISALNKHECFLRLLRYPGELGSNEEICGASAHSDYGMITLLLTNGVPGLQICKDKLKQPQVWEDVPHVEGAMIVNIGDMMERWTNCLYQSALHRVMPTGKERYSVAFFMDPPSDCVVECFESCCSESSPPRFPPIRSEDYLNEKFKLTYDSERNLQCSI; encoded by the exons ATGAAGGACATGGCGGTGACCGCGACGGTAACGGGAACACTGAATCTTCCTATCATAGACCTCTCCTCTCCTCACCGTTTCTCCACAGCCAGTTCCATCCGTCAG GCATGTGTAGAGTATGGTTTCTTCTACCTTGTTAACCATGGCGTGGATGAGGATTTTCTGAATCAAGCGTTCGAGGAAAGTGCGAAATTCTTCTCACTTCCAATCCAACACAAAATTAACTTGCGTCGCAAAGACTATAGAGGTTATACTCCTCTATATGCTGAGAAACTTGACACTACTTCACTCTCCCAAg GTGATTCAAAAGAGAGCTATTACATTGGTCCTTTAACAGATGCAACAAGTGTTCGTCTCAATCCATGGCCTTCTCAAG AATTACTCCCAAATTGGAGACCTACATTGGAATCCTTTTTTTGGAAATTAAT GTCAGCTGGCGAAAAGTTGTTGTCTCTAATCGCCCTGTCTTTGAATCTAGATGAAAACTACTTTGACAAGATCAGTGCCTTAAACAAACATGAATGTTTTCTTCGCCTTCTGCGCTATCCAG GTGAATTGGGATCTAATGAAGAGATATGTGGTGCCTCTGCTCATTCAGATTATGGCATGATCACTCTCCTATTGACCAATGGTGTTCCTGGACTTCAG ATCTGCAAGGACAAGTTGAAGCAACCACAGGTATGGGAGGATGTGCCTCATGTAGAAGG GGCCATGATTGTGAACATTGGAGACATGATGGAGAGGTGGACAAATTGTTTATACCA GTCCGCACTTCACAGGGTGATGCCAACGGGAAAAGAACGATATTCT GTGGCATTCTTCATGGATCCACCATCAGACTGTGTGGTGGAATGCTTTGAAAGTTGCTGCAGTGAATCATCTCCACCTag ATTCCCACCAATACGTAGTGAGGACTACTTGAATGAGAAGTTCAAACTCACATATGATTCTGAGAGGAATCTTCAGTGCTCAATCTAG